A genome region from Haloimpatiens massiliensis includes the following:
- the murB gene encoding UDP-N-acetylmuramate dehydrogenase: MNGYKDFSLLMKSILEPENMLLDEPMKNHTSFKVGGPCDILVTPKNYDQVMKIIQLCKEHKVPYYIIGNGSNLLVKDGGIRGVVIRTCKLNNIEIIGERIIAESGAVLCNVSNKAAKSGLTGLEFSSGIPGSIGGAVAMNAGAYDGEISKVIESAVVLSKEGELLELSKEELELGYRKSAILKYGYIVLKVTFKLHMGDKERIMNRISELASRRKEKQPLEYPSAGSTFKRPEGYFAGRLIEESNLKGVSVGGAQVSEKHAGFVINKGCATAKDILDLIELVKEKVKENFGVELQPEVRIIGEE, translated from the coding sequence ATGAATGGATACAAAGATTTTAGCCTTCTGATGAAGTCTATATTAGAACCAGAGAATATGCTATTAGATGAGCCTATGAAAAATCATACATCCTTCAAAGTTGGGGGACCTTGTGATATATTAGTAACTCCAAAAAACTATGATCAAGTTATGAAAATAATACAGCTTTGTAAGGAGCATAAAGTTCCTTATTATATAATTGGTAATGGATCTAATCTTCTTGTAAAAGATGGTGGAATAAGAGGAGTTGTAATTAGAACCTGTAAATTAAATAACATAGAAATTATAGGGGAACGTATAATTGCAGAAAGTGGAGCAGTCTTATGTAATGTGAGCAATAAGGCTGCAAAGTCTGGCCTTACAGGTTTAGAGTTCAGTAGTGGAATTCCAGGAAGTATTGGAGGAGCTGTAGCGATGAATGCTGGAGCTTATGATGGAGAGATATCTAAAGTAATAGAAAGTGCAGTGGTTTTAAGTAAAGAGGGAGAACTACTAGAGCTTTCAAAAGAAGAACTAGAGTTAGGATATAGAAAAAGTGCTATACTTAAATATGGATATATTGTTTTAAAAGTTACTTTTAAATTACATATGGGTGATAAAGAGAGAATAATGAATAGAATTTCTGAATTAGCTTCTAGAAGAAAAGAAAAACAACCTTTAGAGTATCCTTCAGCAGGAAGTACATTTAAAAGACCAGAAGGATATTTTGCAGGTAGATTAATAGAGGAAAGTAATTTAAAGGGCGTATCTGTAGGTGGTGCCCAGGTATCAGAAAAACATGCAGGCTTTGTTATAAACAAAGGGTGCGCTACTGCCAAGGATATATTAGATCTTATTGAATTAGTTAAAGAAAAGGTAAAAGAAAACTTTGGAGTGGAGCTTCAACCAGAGGTCAGAATAATAGGGGAAGAATAG
- a CDS encoding phosphatase, translated as MNYISDLHTHTIVSGHAYSTLLENISEASRKGLKILGSAEHGPKMPGGPHIFYFGNLKVIPREMNGVKILKGCEANIIDFEGNIDIPERILKKLDYVIASLHDVCIEPGSIEENTNAIIKVMDNPYVDIIGHPGNPSFPIYEEEIVKKAKEKNILLEINNSSFVSSRKGSEDTCSKIAKLCKKYGTRIIINSDAHFATAVGDFKEAEAILKSVGMPEELIINKSEKEVLNYLKNKGKVLDIAID; from the coding sequence ATGAACTATATATCGGACCTTCATACCCATACAATAGTAAGCGGTCATGCTTATAGTACATTATTGGAGAATATAAGTGAAGCTAGTAGAAAGGGATTGAAGATACTGGGTTCTGCAGAACATGGCCCTAAAATGCCAGGAGGACCCCACATATTTTATTTTGGAAATTTAAAAGTAATTCCTAGAGAAATGAATGGAGTAAAAATATTAAAAGGCTGTGAAGCTAATATAATTGATTTTGAAGGAAATATAGATATACCTGAGAGAATTCTAAAAAAATTAGATTATGTTATTGCAAGTTTGCATGATGTATGCATAGAACCAGGTAGCATAGAAGAAAACACTAATGCTATTATAAAGGTTATGGATAATCCATATGTAGATATAATAGGACATCCTGGAAATCCTTCATTCCCTATTTATGAAGAAGAAATAGTAAAAAAAGCTAAAGAAAAAAATATACTATTGGAAATAAACAATAGTTCATTTGTAAGCTCAAGAAAGGGAAGCGAAGATACTTGTTCAAAAATAGCTAAACTTTGTAAGAAATATGGTACAAGAATAATAATAAATAGTGATGCACATTTTGCTACAGCTGTAGGCGACTTTAAGGAAGCAGAGGCAATTTTAAAATCAGTAGGTATGCCAGAAGAGCTAATTATAAACAAAAGTGAAAAAGAAGTATTAAATTATTTAAAGAATAAGGGCAAAGTTCTTGACATAGCTATTGATTAA
- the uvrC gene encoding excinuclease ABC subunit UvrC, with the protein MFDFEYHLKMLPEKPGVYIMKNPIGTVIYVGKAKILKNRVKQYFQSSKNHPEKVKQMVKNISEFEYIVTDSEMEALILECNLIKKYKPKYNILLKDDKGYPFIKITLNEDFPRVIIARNKVKDGAKYFGPYPEYSVVKEIILLIKKIFPLRTCKKIIESEYVKSKAHVKPCLNYHIGICKAPCAGYISKEEYRKIVNNIIELLLGKDKTLKNQLQKEMMEAAENLQFEKAASLRDKLEAVNKVCENQKIIFGNFENEDYINLYMDEKDTCIQVFFLRNGKIIGREHFIFEDTSGNSKGNIISTFIKEFYGGTAFIPKKILVPDIEEGELLEQWLSLKKEGKVEIKIPVKGKKYQLMQMVMKNAKITLEGFKLKYIMDKEMNNKTLEEFTEILNLQEIPERIEAYDISNIQGVDSVGSMVVFENGKPKSSDYRRFKIKEVIGPNDYDSMREILRRRFSHGFKEIEEIKEKNLQYSVGKFCVFPDLILMDGGLGQVNVAYEVLREYNLEIPVCGMVKDDKHRTRGLIYGGEEIILNRNSNIMKLITRIQDEVHRFAITYHRSLREKRVLHSVLEDIPLIGATRRKELLKKFGSIDNIKKASYDELINTPSINTQAADSILQYFRKSKGSV; encoded by the coding sequence ATGTTTGATTTTGAATACCATTTAAAAATGCTTCCAGAAAAACCTGGAGTTTATATAATGAAAAACCCTATAGGTACAGTTATATATGTTGGCAAAGCTAAAATATTGAAAAATAGGGTGAAACAGTATTTTCAAAGTTCTAAAAACCATCCTGAAAAAGTTAAACAAATGGTTAAAAACATAAGTGAGTTTGAGTATATTGTTACGGACTCTGAAATGGAAGCGTTAATACTGGAATGCAATTTAATAAAGAAATATAAACCTAAATATAACATATTGCTGAAAGATGATAAGGGATATCCTTTTATAAAGATAACTTTAAATGAGGATTTTCCAAGAGTAATCATAGCTAGAAATAAGGTTAAAGATGGAGCAAAATATTTTGGACCTTATCCTGAGTATTCTGTAGTAAAGGAAATAATTTTGCTTATTAAAAAGATATTTCCTTTAAGAACTTGTAAAAAAATAATAGAAAGTGAATATGTAAAATCAAAAGCTCATGTAAAACCTTGCTTAAACTATCATATAGGTATTTGTAAGGCTCCTTGTGCTGGATATATTTCTAAAGAAGAGTATAGGAAAATAGTTAACAATATAATAGAATTATTATTGGGAAAAGATAAAACTTTAAAAAATCAGTTGCAAAAGGAAATGATGGAAGCTGCTGAAAATTTACAATTTGAAAAGGCGGCTTCTTTAAGAGATAAATTAGAGGCAGTAAATAAAGTTTGTGAGAATCAAAAGATAATATTTGGTAATTTTGAAAATGAGGATTATATAAATTTATATATGGATGAAAAGGATACTTGCATTCAAGTTTTCTTTTTAAGAAATGGAAAGATTATTGGAAGAGAACACTTTATATTTGAGGATACTTCAGGAAATAGCAAAGGGAATATAATAAGTACTTTTATAAAGGAATTTTATGGTGGAACAGCCTTTATACCTAAAAAGATTTTAGTTCCGGATATAGAAGAAGGAGAACTTTTAGAACAATGGCTTTCATTAAAAAAAGAAGGAAAAGTTGAGATAAAAATCCCTGTAAAAGGTAAAAAATACCAACTAATGCAAATGGTAATGAAAAATGCTAAAATAACATTAGAAGGATTTAAATTAAAGTATATAATGGATAAGGAAATGAATAACAAAACTTTGGAGGAATTTACAGAAATTCTTAACTTGCAGGAAATACCAGAGAGAATAGAGGCTTATGATATTTCTAACATACAAGGTGTGGATTCTGTAGGTAGTATGGTGGTTTTTGAAAACGGAAAGCCTAAGTCCAGTGATTATAGGAGATTTAAAATAAAGGAAGTAATAGGTCCTAATGACTATGACAGTATGAGAGAAATACTTAGAAGAAGATTTTCTCATGGATTTAAAGAAATAGAAGAAATCAAAGAAAAAAATTTACAATATAGTGTAGGAAAATTTTGTGTTTTCCCAGATTTAATACTAATGGATGGAGGATTAGGTCAAGTAAATGTTGCCTATGAAGTTTTAAGAGAGTACAACCTAGAAATTCCTGTATGTGGAATGGTTAAAGATGATAAACATCGTACAAGAGGTTTAATATATGGAGGAGAGGAAATAATTTTAAATAGAAACTCTAATATAATGAAACTTATAACTAGGATACAGGATGAGGTGCATAGATTTGCAATTACATATCACAGAAGTTTAAGGGAAAAGAGAGTATTACATTCTGTGTTAGAGGATATACCATTAATTGGAGCAACTAGGCGAAAAGAACTTTTGAAAAAATTTGGAAGTATAGATAATATTAAAAAGGCATCTTATGATGAGCTTATAAACACTCCGTCTATAAATACGCAGGCTGCAGATAGTATACTGCAATACTTTAGAAAAAGCAAAGGAAGTGTATAA
- a CDS encoding metal-dependent hydrolase: MTGKTHAGIGIVTYIGLCDKLPGKFSYIGIVVVGVASLLPDVDHPKGILNKYILPFKNKTTKVAIYVGMGLITLLLDHFCFNKPIIKVLGFILVMIGFSSHREGITHSIVGMALFTLIASYLGKMYGISDVAYYFLIGYGMHLLCDMLTKRGVPIFYPFKNKKYKSPVNFSTGSKIGKIVEEIIMMVGLMYAIYKLPFILF; encoded by the coding sequence ATGACTGGGAAAACTCATGCTGGCATAGGAATAGTAACTTATATAGGACTATGTGATAAATTGCCTGGCAAGTTTAGTTATATAGGTATAGTGGTAGTGGGCGTAGCCTCATTATTGCCAGATGTAGATCATCCTAAAGGTATACTTAATAAATATATATTACCTTTTAAGAATAAGACTACAAAGGTTGCAATTTATGTAGGCATGGGTTTAATTACTCTCCTATTAGATCATTTCTGTTTTAATAAGCCTATAATTAAAGTATTAGGATTTATACTAGTAATGATAGGCTTTTCTTCACATAGAGAGGGCATAACTCATAGTATAGTGGGAATGGCATTGTTTACTTTGATAGCTTCTTATTTAGGTAAAATGTATGGAATTTCTGATGTGGCGTATTATTTTTTGATAGGATATGGAATGCATTTATTGTGTGATATGCTTACTAAAAGAGGGGTGCCTATATTTTATCCTTTTAAAAACAAGAAATATAAGTCACCAGTAAATTTTTCTACTGGTTCTAAAATAGGAAAGATCGTGGAAGAAATAATAATGATGGTAGGACTTATGTATGCAATATATAAACTGCCCTTTATTTTATTCTAG
- a CDS encoding peptidoglycan D,D-transpeptidase FtsI family protein — MKDISQNIKKVMIVFLLLFLGLIVYMTYFEVFLGSKLVARADNGRLWAKRNAILRGVIYDRNMKPLAESSKKGEKQIRKYLYNDLFVHALGYENQKYGLTGMEKRYDKELMALDSIDIYSVFNFKNKDTEKKGYNLITSLDYNIQKKAYDLLGDNKGSVVALNPKTGEILAMVSKPGFNPNELAEEQWKEINKDKRFPLINRAVSGMYPPGSVFKTVTAVSALENIDGMMNKRIQDNGKIVFNSKEKLSNYGGEVLGNINFQQAFVHSSNVYFGTLGMELGNSKLKETAEKFFFNKSIPSIGVTIDNSRFPKYKDYEKGNIAQSAIGQSGVLVTPMQMAVVASTIANDGVMMKPKIVNKVTNSKGNTMKNISSESIGQITSKQNADIIEQFMRNTVQQGTARAAKNSNVAICGKTGTADHKNDGSENSTPHSWFIGFAPYENPEIAIAVIVENGGTGGGSATRIATEVINQAMKK; from the coding sequence ATGAAGGATATTTCGCAAAATATTAAAAAGGTAATGATTGTTTTTTTACTGCTCTTTTTGGGTTTGATTGTTTATATGACATATTTTGAAGTGTTCTTAGGTTCTAAATTAGTCGCTAGAGCGGATAACGGAAGGTTGTGGGCAAAAAGGAATGCTATATTAAGGGGCGTTATATATGATAGAAACATGAAGCCTTTAGCGGAAAGTAGTAAAAAAGGAGAAAAGCAAATTAGAAAATATCTATATAATGATTTATTTGTTCACGCATTAGGATATGAAAATCAAAAGTATGGACTAACAGGAATGGAAAAAAGATATGATAAAGAATTAATGGCATTAGATAGTATAGATATATATAGTGTATTTAATTTTAAAAATAAAGACACTGAAAAAAAAGGATATAATTTAATAACTTCCTTGGATTATAATATTCAAAAGAAAGCTTATGATTTATTAGGTGATAATAAGGGATCAGTTGTGGCTTTAAATCCTAAAACAGGGGAAATACTTGCTATGGTTTCTAAACCAGGTTTTAATCCCAATGAATTAGCGGAGGAACAGTGGAAAGAAATAAATAAAGATAAAAGATTTCCACTTATCAATAGAGCAGTTTCTGGCATGTATCCGCCAGGTTCAGTTTTTAAAACTGTTACAGCTGTTAGCGCTTTAGAAAATATTGATGGTATGATGAATAAGAGAATACAAGACAATGGGAAGATAGTATTTAATAGTAAGGAAAAATTATCAAACTATGGTGGAGAAGTTCTTGGAAATATAAATTTTCAACAGGCTTTTGTACATTCCAGTAATGTGTATTTTGGAACATTAGGAATGGAATTAGGAAATAGTAAATTAAAAGAAACAGCAGAAAAGTTCTTTTTTAATAAAAGCATACCATCTATAGGTGTTACTATAGATAATAGTAGATTTCCAAAATATAAAGATTATGAAAAAGGGAATATAGCTCAAAGTGCCATAGGACAAAGTGGTGTACTAGTTACTCCTATGCAAATGGCTGTAGTTGCTTCAACTATAGCTAATGATGGAGTAATGATGAAACCTAAAATTGTAAATAAAGTAACGAATTCTAAGGGAAATACTATGAAAAATATTTCATCGGAAAGTATTGGACAGATTACTAGTAAGCAAAATGCTGATATAATTGAGCAGTTTATGAGAAATACAGTGCAACAGGGGACTGCTAGAGCTGCAAAAAATTCAAATGTAGCTATATGTGGAAAAACAGGTACAGCAGATCATAAAAATGATGGCTCAGAAAATTCTACGCCTCATTCTTGGTTTATTGGATTTGCCCCATATGAAAATCCGGAAATAGCTATAGCTGTAATCGTAGAAAATGGAGGAACTGGAGGAGGAAGTGCCACTAGAATAGCCACTGAAGTGATTAATCAGGCTATGAAAAAGTAA
- a CDS encoding FtsW/RodA/SpoVE family cell cycle protein — MNYLADEKKLLRYTYLLCFTIFIDLFLIKKPFDKGSIIMAVLISILIGYSHFIIRRFFPDGDKVILIIASILSVIGIGVLYRLSTTVAIKQLIWFSIGVAGFIFIVVLLPDLERFKNLRYLYLIATLVVMSLGTLFAPEQYGSKNWINMFGVKFQPSEFGKLFLVAYLASALKEYESFKDLIEPAIVVMISLAFMVFQKDLGSALIFFGISVTMLYIATSKFKYVATCMGLFIIGGLISYKLFGHVRLRIMIWKDPFKYASHESLQVVQSMIAIASGGLFGSGLGLGYPNFVPVNQSDFIFAVICEELGLLTGIAIIILYFILFYRCTRAALRANNNFSRLLAVGYSATIASQVLVIIGGVMSIIPLTGITLPFVSYGGSSMIITFFSLGILQKISEEGV; from the coding sequence ATGAATTATTTAGCTGATGAAAAAAAACTTTTAAGATATACTTATTTACTATGTTTCACTATTTTTATAGATTTATTTTTAATAAAAAAGCCTTTTGATAAAGGTTCAATAATAATGGCAGTACTTATAAGCATACTTATAGGTTATTCTCATTTTATTATAAGAAGATTTTTCCCAGACGGAGATAAGGTCATACTTATTATAGCTAGTATATTATCTGTAATAGGTATAGGAGTTTTATATAGATTAAGTACTACTGTAGCTATTAAGCAGTTAATATGGTTTTCCATAGGTGTAGCTGGATTTATATTTATAGTAGTGCTTTTACCAGATTTAGAAAGGTTTAAGAACTTAAGATATTTATATTTAATTGCTACATTAGTAGTAATGTCATTAGGAACACTATTTGCTCCAGAACAATATGGTTCAAAGAACTGGATAAATATGTTTGGGGTTAAGTTTCAACCATCAGAGTTCGGAAAATTATTTTTAGTAGCATATCTAGCATCTGCCTTAAAAGAATATGAAAGTTTTAAGGATCTTATAGAACCAGCTATAGTGGTCATGATTTCGTTAGCATTCATGGTTTTTCAAAAGGATCTAGGATCTGCGCTAATATTTTTTGGTATTTCTGTTACTATGCTGTATATAGCTACTTCTAAATTTAAGTATGTAGCTACTTGTATGGGGTTATTCATAATAGGAGGACTTATAAGTTATAAGCTTTTTGGACATGTAAGGCTTAGAATAATGATATGGAAAGATCCCTTTAAATATGCGTCACATGAGTCTTTACAGGTGGTACAATCAATGATAGCTATAGCTAGCGGTGGATTATTTGGGTCAGGATTAGGCTTAGGGTATCCTAATTTTGTTCCAGTAAATCAAAGTGACTTTATATTTGCCGTCATATGTGAAGAATTAGGTCTTCTTACAGGTATAGCAATTATTATATTGTATTTTATATTGTTCTATAGATGTACTAGAGCAGCTTTAAGAGCTAATAATAATTTTTCTAGATTGCTAGCAGTAGGATACAGTGCAACTATAGCTTCACAAGTTTTAGTAATAATAGGTGGAGTTATGAGCATTATACCTCTTACTGGAATAACATTGCCATTTGTTAGTTACGGAGGAAGCTCTATGATAATAACATTTTTCTCCTTGGGTATATTACAAAAGATTTCTGAAGAGGGAGTGTAA